A single window of Bombyx mori chromosome 17, ASM3026992v2 DNA harbors:
- the FMO3 gene encoding flavin-dependent monooxygenase FMO3 precursor: protein MLFSAMVRVCVIGAGAAGVCAARHLLVEPCVDHVDIFEQASQLGGTWVYTEKVGYDDFGLPIHSSMYKSLRTNLPKEIMGFPDFPVPESEKSYLPAKEMLSFLQLYADKHQVTDRINFNHHVNLVIPKAGPSGELWDVSFKNLLNGESETREYDYVFVCNGHYNTPFIPNIPGLKEFQGDVMHSHDYRVPEIFSGKRVLVVGAGPSGMDIALEVTNVAHKVILSHHLKEQPRTVFPDNLTQKPDVKRLDGKKVHFADESEDEVDVVFLCTGYLYNFPFLHESCNISVEDNCVEPLYKHLVNIHHPTMCFIGVPYYVCAFSMFDLQVRYYIRSINGTFSLPSTEEMIAHWEEEKKDRASRGYTKRQAHMMGPDQEKYYASLATEAGTKSLPSVLTKIREESSIRFLHNLKHYRQDVYKIIDDNTYEIVNDAAR from the exons ATGTTGTTCTCAGCTATGGTACGTGTCTGCGTCATCGGGGCTGGAGCGGCTGGCGTCTGCGCTGCTCGCCACCTCCTCGTGGAGCCCTGCGTGGACCATGTGGACATCTTCGAGCAGGCCAGTCAGCTGGGCGGGACGTGGGTGTACACTGAGAAAGTCGGCTATGATGACTTCGGCCTGCCCATTCACAGCAGCATGTATAAGAGTTTAAG GACAAATCTACCAAAAGAGATAATGGGATTTCCCGATTTTCCTGTACCGGAGAGCGAAAAGTCTTACTTGCCCGCGAAGGAGATGTTATCCTTCCTGCAACTGTACGCCGATAAGCATCAAGTTACGGATCGGATCAAT tttAACCACCATGTCAACCTCGTGATACCAAAAGCGGGTCCCTCGGGCGAACTCTGGGACGTGTCGTTCAAGAACTTGCTGAATGGAGAATCAGAGACGAGGGAGTACGACTACGTGTTCGTCTGTAATGGGCACTACAATACGCCCTTTATACCGAACATACCGGGACTGAAGGAATTCCAAG GAGACGTGATGCACAGCCACGACTACAGAGTCCCAGAGATCTTCTCGGGCAAGCGTGTGCTGGTGGTTGGCGCGGGACCTTCGGGGATGGACATAGCTTTGGAAGTCACCAACGTGGCCCATAAAGTCATACTCAGCCATCACTTGAAAGAACAACCCAGAACAGTCTTCCCCGATAACTTGACCCAGAAGCCGGACGTGAAGAGACTTGATGGAAAAAAGGTTCACTTCGCTGATGAAAGTGAAGATGAAGTCGATGTAGTGTTTCTGTGTACTG GATATCTATACAACTTCCCTTTTCTTCACGAGTCTTGTAATATATCCGTGGAAGACAACTGCGTGGAGCCTCTCTACAAGCACCTGGTCAACATCCACCACCCGACCATGTGCTTCATCGGCGTGCCTTACTACGTCTGCGCATTCTCCATGTTTGACTTGCAG GTCAGATATTACATACGTTCCATTAACGGGACCTTTAGTCTTCCGTCCACTGAAGAGATGATCGCCCACTGGGAGGAGGAGAAGAAAGACAGAGCTTCGAGGGGATACACGAAACGACAGGCCCACATGATGGGACCCGACCAG GAAAAATACTACGCATCGCTGGCTACGGAAGCGGGCACGAAATCCCTGCCGTCGGTGTTGACGAAGATCCGAGAGGAAAGCTCCATTAGG
- the FMO3 gene encoding flavin-dependent monooxygenase FMO3 isoform X1, translating to MVRVCVIGAGAAGVCAARHLLVEPCVDHVDIFEQASQLGGTWVYTEKVGYDDFGLPIHSSMYKSLRTNLPKEIMGFPDFPVPESEKSYLPAKEMLSFLQLYADKHQVTDRINFNHHVNLVIPKAGPSGELWDVSFKNLLNGESETREYDYVFVCNGHYNTPFIPNIPGLKEFQGDVMHSHDYRVPEIFSGKRVLVVGAGPSGMDIALEVTNVAHKVILSHHLKEQPRTVFPDNLTQKPDVKRLDGKKVHFADESEDEVDVVFLCTGYLYNFPFLHESCNISVEDNCVEPLYKHLVNIHHPTMCFIGVPYYVCAFSMFDLQVRYYIRSINGTFSLPSTEEMIAHWEEEKKDRASRGYTKRQAHMMGPDQEKYYASLATEAGTKSLPSVLTKIREESSIRFLHNLKHYRQDVYKIIDDNTYEIVNDAAR from the exons ATGGTACGTGTCTGCGTCATCGGGGCTGGAGCGGCTGGCGTCTGCGCTGCTCGCCACCTCCTCGTGGAGCCCTGCGTGGACCATGTGGACATCTTCGAGCAGGCCAGTCAGCTGGGCGGGACGTGGGTGTACACTGAGAAAGTCGGCTATGATGACTTCGGCCTGCCCATTCACAGCAGCATGTATAAGAGTTTAAG GACAAATCTACCAAAAGAGATAATGGGATTTCCCGATTTTCCTGTACCGGAGAGCGAAAAGTCTTACTTGCCCGCGAAGGAGATGTTATCCTTCCTGCAACTGTACGCCGATAAGCATCAAGTTACGGATCGGATCAAT tttAACCACCATGTCAACCTCGTGATACCAAAAGCGGGTCCCTCGGGCGAACTCTGGGACGTGTCGTTCAAGAACTTGCTGAATGGAGAATCAGAGACGAGGGAGTACGACTACGTGTTCGTCTGTAATGGGCACTACAATACGCCCTTTATACCGAACATACCGGGACTGAAGGAATTCCAAG GAGACGTGATGCACAGCCACGACTACAGAGTCCCAGAGATCTTCTCGGGCAAGCGTGTGCTGGTGGTTGGCGCGGGACCTTCGGGGATGGACATAGCTTTGGAAGTCACCAACGTGGCCCATAAAGTCATACTCAGCCATCACTTGAAAGAACAACCCAGAACAGTCTTCCCCGATAACTTGACCCAGAAGCCGGACGTGAAGAGACTTGATGGAAAAAAGGTTCACTTCGCTGATGAAAGTGAAGATGAAGTCGATGTAGTGTTTCTGTGTACTG GATATCTATACAACTTCCCTTTTCTTCACGAGTCTTGTAATATATCCGTGGAAGACAACTGCGTGGAGCCTCTCTACAAGCACCTGGTCAACATCCACCACCCGACCATGTGCTTCATCGGCGTGCCTTACTACGTCTGCGCATTCTCCATGTTTGACTTGCAG GTCAGATATTACATACGTTCCATTAACGGGACCTTTAGTCTTCCGTCCACTGAAGAGATGATCGCCCACTGGGAGGAGGAGAAGAAAGACAGAGCTTCGAGGGGATACACGAAACGACAGGCCCACATGATGGGACCCGACCAG GAAAAATACTACGCATCGCTGGCTACGGAAGCGGGCACGAAATCCCTGCCGTCGGTGTTGACGAAGATCCGAGAGGAAAGCTCCATTAGG